Proteins from a genomic interval of Sparus aurata chromosome 21, fSpaAur1.1, whole genome shotgun sequence:
- the pold3 gene encoding DNA polymerase delta subunit 3 yields the protein MDELYLDNIDEYVNDHNKIVTYKWLSLTLGVHVNIAKQMLFHYLDHKRKESSAQLHATYLVSGKFVDNGQTSHKVSVVKEDQLEDVKSKMSLIVSVHVYSIQKALLKDSGPLYAVDYDAVKDNLKNCSTYSAIRCADAVPMSSAELQQGREINHTPPPEPEHKKSGMNGETNGTSKSSSKPQKGIMGMFANKTAPKSTNSDKDIKPEQKEEAPVVDATKSKAAAKANPMMNFFGSQAAKKPEKTVKEEEAEPQRQTSQPQEKQETAAVEPTKDTKKDSRSKTKRLVDSDSEEEKMEKKRRRRIKKPVPDSSDEDVIPDSPQQMETREPSPPPKKEVKSVSHSHQASSDMKIRKRRRVLKARTFVDEEGCIVTEKAYESESYSETEDDFQATKQAPKDPFPAKPAASKKQEEKKSQKKTSASANKGGKQASIMGFFQKK from the exons ATGGACGAGCTTTATCTGGATAACATCGACGAATATGTCAACGACCACAACAAGATA GTGACCTATAAATGGCTGAGTCTCACTCTGGGAGTCCATGTCAACATAGCCAAACA GATGCTCTTCCATTATTTGGATCACAAGAGGAAGGAAAGTTCGGCTCAGCTTCATGCCACCTACCTCGTGTCGGGGAAGTTTGTGGACAACGGTCAAACG AGTCACAAGGTGTCAGTTGTCAAAGAAGACCAGTTGGAAG ACGTCAAATCCAAGATGAGCCTGATTGTCAGTGTCCACGTCTACAGCATCCAGAAGGCTTTACTGAAAGACAGCGGTCCCCTCTACGCTGTTGACTACGATGCCGTGAAAGACAATCTGAAGAACTGTAGCAC ATACAGTGCGATCCGCTGTGCCGACGCCGTCCCCATGTcttctgcagagctgcagcaagGGAGAGAAATCAATCACACTCCTCCACCAGAGCCAGAACACAAGAAATCTGGCATGAATGGAGAAACCAACGGGACTTCAAAATCATCTTCCAAGCCGCAGAAAGGCATCATGGGAATGTTTGCAAACAAGACTGCTCCTAAAAGCACGAACAGTGACAAAGACATTAAGCCGGAGCAGAAGGAGGAAGCGCCTGTG GTCGATGCCACCAAAAGTAAAGCTGCTGCAAAAGCCAACCCGATGATGAACTTCTTCGGCAGTCAAGCGGCAA AGAAACCAGAAAAAActgtgaaggaggaggaagcagagccGCAACGTCAGACTTCGCAGCCTCAAGAAAAGCAAGAAACTGCTGCAGTGGAGCCGACAAAAGACACTAAGAAAGACTCCAGgag CAAAACCAAGCGATTAGTGGATTCTGACAGcgaggaggagaaaatggagaagaaaaggaggcgGAGGATTAAGAAGCCAGTACCGGACAGcagtgatgaagatg TCATTCCAGATTCTCCACAGCAGATGGAAACAAGAGAACCGTCACCGCCTCCTAAGAAGGAGGTCAAGTCTGTTTCACATTCACAT caGGCAAGTTCTGATATGAAGATAAGAAAAAGGAGACGAGTCCTGAAAGCTCGCACCTTTGTGGACGAAGAAGGATGCATCG TCACAGAGAAAGCCTATGAGAGTGAATCCTACTCTGAAACAGAAGACGATTTTCAGGCCACCAAACAAGCCCCGAAAGATCCGTTCCCGGCAAAACCAGCTGCAAGTAagaaacaggaggagaagaaaagccAGAAGAAAACATCGGCCAGTGCAAATAAAGGCGGTAAACAAGCTTCCATCATGGGCTTCTTCCAGAAAAAATGA